The proteins below are encoded in one region of Zerene cesonia ecotype Mississippi chromosome 10, Zerene_cesonia_1.1, whole genome shotgun sequence:
- the LOC119829802 gene encoding double-stranded RNA-binding protein Staufen homolog 2 isoform X2 has product MMHHPNMHHQPMSGHPPQHLPGHQGMPAHHQMPPHQMHSHRENRHVTLTRVPLGPSAGGNMGAHGQMSGMGSMPVHHPPSQRPPHPIRAMHHPPAQHHNVPPQTRPLRRPYAMNSGYGPAGAPVPPYAHAPPAHAHADAAHNAHTAHNTHQTTGLCRPPSPIRPLQTKLTPDFVTPIPPSTLSSVEPAQSEDNKAVPSAGADADGDKDAQAQAQAAAGEGEAARPPAAANSKEKTPMCLVNELARYNKIKHQYRLTSETGPAHKKVFTVTLRLGDTEEYTAEGSSIKRAQHAAASAALSGTRYPPPPPRAQPSHAAHAHHHRHAGAVMPTVELNALAMKLCQPAVYTSVPPVPARARARLPPYRLPFLPPYAPHAPHPPHPPHPPRLMEPGPPLLYRYRVCVGGRAWLGEGSTPQAARHDAAARALLDLRPHHDPPAHAHSDNAGETDADLLNSEVKSPVSLVHELALKRNLNVTFSVKSERGPPHMRVFITVCKVGEMETEGEGNGKKVSKRRAAERMLEEMRRRWPVAALRPRTLPDKRKHPPAKKKPRNLIKEGMSGGAAAEGAGGAAGAAGGAGGAADNPISRLAVARHAARARSPQYRVLEERGAARRREFLVQCDAPPHSATGLGPNKKTAKRRAAHNVLLAMEMASTGEPGAAPAGDVGANGDVKPNCEVKRKENEGSDMRQPVPGVLMVDYHARTGQPAQTNGVNVSESSATGGGGSSPGAKDQLMYLAQLLGFTVQFSDFPKRNHGEYLSLVSLSTEPPVMCHGGGASTALSHEQCARAALRALALMGLDAPATMQNMPSSGAKASVISNGISE; this is encoded by the exons ATGATGCATCACCCGAACATGCATCATCAGCCGATGTCTGGGCATCCGCCCCAACACCTCCCGGGTCACCAGGGCATGCCTGCACATCATCAAATGCCGCCGCATCAAATGCACAGCCACAGAGAGAACAGGCACGTAACGTTGACTAG AGTACCACTGGGTCCGTCAGCCGGCGGCAACATGGGCGCGCACGGACAGATGAGCGGCATGGGCTCGATGCCGGTGCACCACCCGCCGTCGCAGCGCCCGCCGCACCCCATACGCGCAATGCATCATCCGCCGGCGCAACACCACAATGTGCCACCG CAAACACGTCCACTCCGGCGGCCGTACGCGATGAACAGCGGGTACGGGCCCGCGGGCGCGCCCGTCCCGCCGTACGCgcacgcgccgcccgcgcacgcgcacgccgATGCCGCACACAACGCGCACACGGCGCACAACACACATCAGACCACAG GTCTGTGCCGACCGCCATCTCCAATTAGGCCTCTACAGACAAAGCTAACCCCAGACTTCG TGACGCCGATACCACCGAGTACATTATCAAGCGTTGAGCCCGCTCAGAGCGAAGACAACAAGGCGGTACCGAGCGCGGGCGCAGACGCGGACGGCGACAAGGATGCGCAGGCGCAGGCGCAGGCGGCCGCGGGCGAGGGCGAGGCGGCCCGCCCGCCGGCCGCGGCCAACAGTAAAGAGAAGACACCCATGTGCCTGGTCAACGAGTTGGCCAGGTACAATAAG atTAAGCATCAATATCGCCTCACTTCAGAGACGGGACCTGCTCACAAGAAAGTATTCACAGTAACACTCCGTTTGGGTGATACTGAGGAATATACAGCTGAG GGGTCGTCAATAAAGCGGGCGCAGCACGCggcggcgagcgcggcgcTGAGCGGCACGCGCtacccgccgccgccgccgcgcgcgcagcccTCGCACGCCGCGCACGCGCACCACCACCGACACGCAG GCGCAGTGATGCCGACGGTGGAGCTGAACGCGCTGGCGATGAAGCTGTGCCAGCCGGCGGTGTACACGTCGGTGCCGCCGGTGCCGGCGCGCGCGCGGGCCCGCCTGCCGCCCTACCGCCTGCCCTTCCTGCCGCCCTACGCGCCGCACGCGCCGCACCCGCCCCACCCGCCGCATCCGCCGCGCCTCATGGAGCCCGGCCCGCCACTGCTCTATAG GTACCGCGTATGCGTAGGCGGGCGAGCGTGGCTGGGCGAGGGCAGCACGCCGCAGGCGGCGCGGCACgacgcggcggcgcgcgcgctgcTCGACCTGCGCCCGCACCACGACCCGCCCGCGCACGCGCACAGCGACAACGCCG gGGAAACTGATGCAGACTTATTGAACTCGGAGGTGAAATCTCCCGTGTCGCTGGTACACGAGTTGGCTCTCAAACGGAATCTCAATGTCACATTCTCTGTCAAATCTGAACGAGGCCCGCCTCATATGAGG GTGTTCATAACGGTGTGCAAAGTGGGCGAGATGGAGACGGAGGGCGAGGGCAACGGCAAGAAGGTGTCGAAGCGGCGCGCGGCCGAGCGCATGCTGGAGGAGATGCGGCGCCGCTGGCCCGTCGCCGCGCTGCGCCCGCGCACCCTGCCCGACAAGCGCAAGCACCCGCCCGCCAAGAAGAAACCGCGGAACCTCATTAAG GAGGGCATgtcgggcggcgcggcggcggagggcgcgggcggcgcggcgggcgcggcgggcggcgcgggcggcgcggccgACAACCCCATCTCGCGGCTGGCCGTGGCGCGGcacgcggcgcgcgcgcgctcgCCGCAGTACCGCGTGCTGGAGGAGCGCGGTGCGGCGCGGCGCCGCGAGTTCCTCGTGCAGTGCGACGCGCCGCCGCACTCCGCCACCGGCCTCGGCCCCAACAAGAAGACGGCCAagcgccgcgccgcgcacA ACGTACTTTTAGCGATGGAGATGGCGAGCACCGGCGAGCCGGGAGCGGCGCCCGCTGGCGACGTCGGCGCCAACGGGGACGTCAAGCCCAACTGTGAGGTTAAGCGAAAG GAAAATGAGGGTAGTGACATGCGACAACCCGTGCCGGGAGTGCTCATGGTTGACTATCACGCGAGAACCGGACAGCCGGCGCAGACTAACG GCGTGAACGTGAGCGAGTCGAGCGCAACGGGCGGCGGCGGCAGCTCGCCCGGCGCCAAGGACCAGCTCATGTACCTCGCGCAGCTGCTCGGCTTCACCGTGCAGTTCTCTGACTTCCCTAAG CGCAACCACGGAGAGTACCTGTCGCTGGTGTCGCTGTCGACGGAGCCGCCGGTGATGTGCCACGGCGGCGGCGCCTCCACCGCGCTGTCGCACGAGCagtgcgcgcgcgccgcacTCCGCGCGCTCGCGCTCATGGGGCTCGACGCGCCCGCCAC AATGCAGAACATGCCGAGCTCGGGCGCCAAGGCGAGCGTGATCAGCAACGGCATCTCCGAGTGA
- the LOC119829802 gene encoding double-stranded RNA-binding protein Staufen homolog 2 isoform X6: MMHHPNMHHQPMSGHPPQHLPGHQGMPAHHQMPPHQMHSHRENRHVTLTRVPLGPSAGGNMGAHGQMSGMGSMPVHHPPSQRPPHPIRAMHHPPAQHHNVPPQTRPLRRPYAMNSGYGPAGAPVPPYAHAPPAHAHADAAHNAHTAHNTHQTTVTPIPPSTLSSVEPAQSEDNKAVPSAGADADGDKDAQAQAQAAAGEGEAARPPAAANSKEKTPMCLVNELARYNKIKHQYRLTSETGPAHKKVFTVTLRLGDTEEYTAEGSSIKRAQHAAASAALSGTRYPPPPPRAQPSHAAHAHHHRHAGAVMPTVELNALAMKLCQPAVYTSVPPVPARARARLPPYRLPFLPPYAPHAPHPPHPPHPPRLMEPGPPLLYRYRVCVGGRAWLGEGSTPQAARHDAAARALLDLRPHHDPPAHAHSDNAGETDADLLNSEVKSPVSLVHELALKRNLNVTFSVKSERGPPHMRVFITVCKVGEMETEGEGNGKKVSKRRAAERMLEEMRRRWPVAALRPRTLPDKRKHPPAKKKPRNLIKEGMSGGAAAEGAGGAAGAAGGAGGAADNPISRLAVARHAARARSPQYRVLEERGAARRREFLVQCDAPPHSATGLGPNKKTAKRRAAHNVLLAMEMASTGEPGAAPAGDVGANGDVKPNCEVKRKENEGSDMRQPVPGVLMVDYHARTGQPAQTNGVNVSESSATGGGGSSPGAKDQLMYLAQLLGFTVQFSDFPKRNHGEYLSLVSLSTEPPVMCHGGGASTALSHEQCARAALRALALMGLDAPATMQNMPSSGAKASVISNGISE, from the exons ATGATGCATCACCCGAACATGCATCATCAGCCGATGTCTGGGCATCCGCCCCAACACCTCCCGGGTCACCAGGGCATGCCTGCACATCATCAAATGCCGCCGCATCAAATGCACAGCCACAGAGAGAACAGGCACGTAACGTTGACTAG AGTACCACTGGGTCCGTCAGCCGGCGGCAACATGGGCGCGCACGGACAGATGAGCGGCATGGGCTCGATGCCGGTGCACCACCCGCCGTCGCAGCGCCCGCCGCACCCCATACGCGCAATGCATCATCCGCCGGCGCAACACCACAATGTGCCACCG CAAACACGTCCACTCCGGCGGCCGTACGCGATGAACAGCGGGTACGGGCCCGCGGGCGCGCCCGTCCCGCCGTACGCgcacgcgccgcccgcgcacgcgcacgccgATGCCGCACACAACGCGCACACGGCGCACAACACACATCAGACCACAG TGACGCCGATACCACCGAGTACATTATCAAGCGTTGAGCCCGCTCAGAGCGAAGACAACAAGGCGGTACCGAGCGCGGGCGCAGACGCGGACGGCGACAAGGATGCGCAGGCGCAGGCGCAGGCGGCCGCGGGCGAGGGCGAGGCGGCCCGCCCGCCGGCCGCGGCCAACAGTAAAGAGAAGACACCCATGTGCCTGGTCAACGAGTTGGCCAGGTACAATAAG atTAAGCATCAATATCGCCTCACTTCAGAGACGGGACCTGCTCACAAGAAAGTATTCACAGTAACACTCCGTTTGGGTGATACTGAGGAATATACAGCTGAG GGGTCGTCAATAAAGCGGGCGCAGCACGCggcggcgagcgcggcgcTGAGCGGCACGCGCtacccgccgccgccgccgcgcgcgcagcccTCGCACGCCGCGCACGCGCACCACCACCGACACGCAG GCGCAGTGATGCCGACGGTGGAGCTGAACGCGCTGGCGATGAAGCTGTGCCAGCCGGCGGTGTACACGTCGGTGCCGCCGGTGCCGGCGCGCGCGCGGGCCCGCCTGCCGCCCTACCGCCTGCCCTTCCTGCCGCCCTACGCGCCGCACGCGCCGCACCCGCCCCACCCGCCGCATCCGCCGCGCCTCATGGAGCCCGGCCCGCCACTGCTCTATAG GTACCGCGTATGCGTAGGCGGGCGAGCGTGGCTGGGCGAGGGCAGCACGCCGCAGGCGGCGCGGCACgacgcggcggcgcgcgcgctgcTCGACCTGCGCCCGCACCACGACCCGCCCGCGCACGCGCACAGCGACAACGCCG gGGAAACTGATGCAGACTTATTGAACTCGGAGGTGAAATCTCCCGTGTCGCTGGTACACGAGTTGGCTCTCAAACGGAATCTCAATGTCACATTCTCTGTCAAATCTGAACGAGGCCCGCCTCATATGAGG GTGTTCATAACGGTGTGCAAAGTGGGCGAGATGGAGACGGAGGGCGAGGGCAACGGCAAGAAGGTGTCGAAGCGGCGCGCGGCCGAGCGCATGCTGGAGGAGATGCGGCGCCGCTGGCCCGTCGCCGCGCTGCGCCCGCGCACCCTGCCCGACAAGCGCAAGCACCCGCCCGCCAAGAAGAAACCGCGGAACCTCATTAAG GAGGGCATgtcgggcggcgcggcggcggagggcgcgggcggcgcggcgggcgcggcgggcggcgcgggcggcgcggccgACAACCCCATCTCGCGGCTGGCCGTGGCGCGGcacgcggcgcgcgcgcgctcgCCGCAGTACCGCGTGCTGGAGGAGCGCGGTGCGGCGCGGCGCCGCGAGTTCCTCGTGCAGTGCGACGCGCCGCCGCACTCCGCCACCGGCCTCGGCCCCAACAAGAAGACGGCCAagcgccgcgccgcgcacA ACGTACTTTTAGCGATGGAGATGGCGAGCACCGGCGAGCCGGGAGCGGCGCCCGCTGGCGACGTCGGCGCCAACGGGGACGTCAAGCCCAACTGTGAGGTTAAGCGAAAG GAAAATGAGGGTAGTGACATGCGACAACCCGTGCCGGGAGTGCTCATGGTTGACTATCACGCGAGAACCGGACAGCCGGCGCAGACTAACG GCGTGAACGTGAGCGAGTCGAGCGCAACGGGCGGCGGCGGCAGCTCGCCCGGCGCCAAGGACCAGCTCATGTACCTCGCGCAGCTGCTCGGCTTCACCGTGCAGTTCTCTGACTTCCCTAAG CGCAACCACGGAGAGTACCTGTCGCTGGTGTCGCTGTCGACGGAGCCGCCGGTGATGTGCCACGGCGGCGGCGCCTCCACCGCGCTGTCGCACGAGCagtgcgcgcgcgccgcacTCCGCGCGCTCGCGCTCATGGGGCTCGACGCGCCCGCCAC AATGCAGAACATGCCGAGCTCGGGCGCCAAGGCGAGCGTGATCAGCAACGGCATCTCCGAGTGA